In Mustela lutreola isolate mMusLut2 chromosome 4, mMusLut2.pri, whole genome shotgun sequence, the genomic stretch attttatttctagCACTTATGTTCATCCTTGAGTTTAAAACGTCTAGGAGAATCTAAGGGACTCCTTTAAATACATTTACCTACTTGTGATGGAGAAACCAACAGGAACGAGTCcaccactttttatttatttgcatcacAGATTTCCTATAGGACATTCTTCGACCTAGCACCCTTCACAGCCACAGTGCAACCTCAGTGTCCTAGGGTTTCACTGATGTACACCTAACGGTGCCCACAAAACACCTATACTTCCTATCATCTCACAAATCCATGAAAGCCTGCAGATTCTCCAAGCTCTGAATGCAGTGATGTTTACCAAAATCAGCATTTTGCTTTACTGACACACACAGACAACATCTGACAGCAGAGAGTGTAACAAGGTTTGACTGAACCAAAACTGCATGAAGACTAATGAGTGATTTCACCATTCTGCTTTGCAGTGTAGTTTCCAGAAGTCAACTGTGATAAAAAGCAggaaataactattttaaaatttcactagcTCCTAAAAAGCTAGAAGTTAGATTTAACAGTTTATTATGATTTATAagtgtcattttaaaaacatcagtcCATTAAACCATGTAGAAATAAGTATGCAAAAAGtctgcaaaacaaaacatactttaAACATGTTTGAGTAGAGGGATTATCTGAGATTCCAGATTTTTCAGTCACTCAGTTATTATGCTATGGCTGCCAAGTAATCCTTAACTTCAGTCGGAGTGAGCCTCCTGAATCCGGCTTCATTGCAGATTCCAACCTCTATGTTGTCTTCTGTCATCTGTCCTTCAAAGCTTTCCTATTGAAGAGGGAGGGCAAAAGGTCAATTTTCCAAGCACTGAATTATAAACTCATTATAAAtcccatttttagaaattatgctAACCTTTAGGGTTAATATGGCTGTATGAATAGCATCTTCAAGTTCCAGGTCTTCATTGTATCTaaagaattttttgaaaaaacaatgATTTATGGCACAATTTACATTATGATTTAAACCTGATAGCAGCagcttaagaatttttaaaaatctaaaacactCCTAAAAATACTAAGCTACAGATTCTTTTAGTCCACTCATTGCAATAGCTGTCCCCAAATAAGAATTGTTTGGCATTCAATCCTAGTATCATGGAGCTTGAAAACCTAACAggagtataaatattttaatatacccAGAATATGGTagtaatattataattttttaaataaagaagtcaGACCTTTGCTAAAATTTCCTATGTTTGTTTTCCTAAGTTTTAACTTCATGTGAAATGTTTGAAGACTATTAATATGTAAAAGGAAAATGCTTTAAGAaagatcttaaaattatttaagtttaCCAATTAATCCCAGGTTTAAGATTTTTAGTCATCTTAACATTATGTGAAAAATGTACTGAGAAGGTCCATCTGTTGGTTCTGGTCAGTTACAAATTTCTACCATTCAAAACGCAGGACACACTTTAGGGGACTAATGCTCAAGCCGGAATACGGCTGGAAATAAGAGCAGGTTGTTGTGCTAGGTTGTTGATTTTTACATAGTACTCCACTTTTCATCAAGCACACATATCATATATTTAATCTACCATTACTACCAGGTATTTGGCTTCACAATTTCTGTAATTGTTATAATGTAAACTGTTACCACTAACTCCTTTAAACTTTCCTCCCAAATTTCTTACTCCAATTCcaagagttttttattttttttagaaacaaataaagtagaaggagaaacaagataaaaaatagaaacaacattTAGGAAACAACTGtaagaatgtaagaaaaaaagtTCATAAGAAATACATAATATTACCAGTTAATATACTGAAGACTAGGAAGCCAGGGTGAAGagaagcttttgtttatttgtaactAGGCTACACAAATGAGTATTTGTATAATGTTAGTGATTTAAACAGAGTGGAGAACGATGAAGTAAGCTTGCTAAATCTAGCTATAGTTAGCCTACCTTTTCTCGAGGAAAGTCTTCCCATTCACATAGTTCTTTCCCATTGCTGTGGCTTTCCAGGCAAAGTAAGCTCCCTAATGAGGAAGAGGATAAAccatattttaaatcattaatcTTATTATATCACCctgccatttcttttttagttGTATAAATCTGTCTCTGACTTCTAAGTTCACAGAATATTGGAATGCAATGGAATATGTCACAAAATAGTCTACTTTTACAAAAGGTAAGTAACAAAGAGGCATGAAGGCACTTCTGGAGGTTATGGAGAGGGTCAGTATTTTGATTGTGGTGACAGCTTTCTCAGATATCTACATCTGTCAAAGCTCATCAAATCGTACACTTTGAACAGGTGTCATCTACGGTATACAATTTATGTGAAGAAGTTGGTTAAAGGAAACATTAACTTAAGGCAAATAAGCAAAAGTATTATTAAGCTTACTGGGATTGAAGGGCTCTAAAAATCTGTCATACATGTACAAAAAACGGTGAGCAAGTCTTTATTATTAttgccaaataaatttaaaagagacAGTATCTcgttaaaaatatttcatagtttaaaaaaaattttcctagtTTTGGTATTTCATAATCTAATGTTAAATGAAAGCAgcaatatattgtatataatatggTCTCatctgttggggaaaaaaaaaccatgcacacacacaagaaaaatactgaaagaaacataccaaacatactttaaaagaaacaacTGCTTTTTAGAtaaaacagggaagaaaagagcaaaaaatgAAACCTGGATCCAAGCGATGGTGGCTTCTGCTACCCCAATGGAAGGAAGAGGGCTTGTCATTTAGCCTCAGCAGCTCAGAGATGGGGTAACAGACACTGTGACATCTCAAAATACTTAAGTTTCCTCAATTAAATAACAACCAaccaaaatagttttcttttgcttcttcagATTACAAGGTTAGAGTGTAAGACTGACACGGAGTGAACCTGCAATTATTTAATGAGCCACACACTTGGAAAGATCCATTCCTCATCATGAATCTTTTTTCTTCCGGTTTTCCTCACAGCAAATGAGATGGCCGTGGAGTAGCAGTAGCATCTACAAACCCCTCCTAACTCACATACCAGTCTTCTGCTTTCCAGGAGACAAACTTACCCACTTTACAGAACAATGGCTTCAAGAGTTACATCTGTGTTTGTGCAGGAAAAGTCACATTCAAGTCAGCCCCAGGATTAAGCAGATGGCAAGGAGTACAGCACTGGCCTCTAGACACGAACCTTTCATCATATTTGTCAAAGCAGCAAAATTCCACTGACTTGAAGAGATCTGGTAACTACTATTTCAATCAATCTTTTCAAGTATGTGGAGTTCATGAGTaagagaaggcaggaaaacaGAGGGCAGACCCTCTTCATCAGAAGACTGCATCACCAACATTTTAAATGTGCAAATGCATATATACTACTCCACGTATTCTAAAGCCCCAGTGcgaaagaaaaaaggatatcctgctaaattttaaactttttgtggttattgtttttattagatGTTCAAGGAGTACTTTAACAAATCCCTCCAATATGTATCATACTTACAGACGGATCGGACTGAAATAAATATGGTCGCCCCTCATTCCAACCACAAATTAGTAGGGAAACTCCAAATGGACGAACGccactgaagaaaagaaaaacgaaaTTACTTGGCATCTTCATGGTGTTAAAGTCGACCTAAAGTAAGGATTTATTAATACTCTTAAGTATTAATAAAGCATATCATGGGGTAAAATGAATTAGACTTTTAAGTTCCTTAAAAAGTACTTCATACCCTTCTGAACAAATCAATTCAAAACAAATTCTCTTTATGGTACTAAGGAACACTAACCACATCATTTAGGTAAATAGAGAAACAAATATTGGGGGTAACTGTGGAGTAACATTTTGGGTCTTAACAAAATGAGAACTTTCAAAAAACGCAGCTTTTCCACTAGCTTTACATTTTCAGCAACTACCTTTATATTACCTCATCCCCATGCACACCCAGACtccagagaattaaaataatatggaTGTGTTAAGAGTTATTGCTTTCATCATGTGCTTACAATCGTTTGTGGCTGCAAAGATAAATTTGGAAGCAGCAATAATTGGCTGCCCATAAAGAAGCATTTTAATCACTGGCAAAAGACATTATCTAGAATTTGCTTTCTACAATTATATCAACAGCAAGAAACCACTCTATTGTTTTCCTTAATGTTCTAGATCACccaattaaaaattcaaaatatccaTCATAGTGattctctattaaataaatacaagaatagTAAATCCTCTTCTTAAATACATGCACTCCtctaaaatggtttctttttttctaattcatgacACATTTCAAAGTATAAAATCAACTCACCCTGACTGAGTGTATTCTTGCATCACTGAAGCGACTCTCTGCACCAGCTGAGCTGTGGGGATGGGTTCTTGGTAAACGAGATAGTATTGCTGAGCTAGTTTCCGGGCTCTGTGCACCAGCACTCTAACAaacaaggaagaaggaagatTTAGTTAACACTCGGCTATTTAATGACTCTTCTCCTACAGTGCAAGTCTAACATGTAGCTGTGTAACAGTAACAAGCAGCTCCAAGTTAGTCTTGCTTTGACATCTGATCCCAGTTAATTTGTGAGAAGAAACCAGAGCAACACAGAGGAGCTGAGCCACAGGAAATGGAACAAGGATaagacaaagggaagaaaattagGGACAAGGGGTACCAGTCAGGTCAGCACTAACAGATTAAGTAACACAGTCCCTGCAGGCAAGCTAAAGTCAGCTGCCAACGATGCTAaacaaagtacaaaaataaagGGTTGGGAGGTTaaaggaaaaacatcccatgATTTTTCTCAAGGTAGAAATTACAAACAGTTCGTAAAATGGTGAAATAAACAACTGCGTAAAAGTACCTGTAATCTGGGCCCATGCCACTATACACCAGGCCTATATGCTTGGTAATTGGTTCCACTTTGTGTACACTTCGCTCATCATACAGAatggatttctgtttcttctcagtTGCTAATACCACACCAtttgcagctttaaaaaaaaaaaaaaaaaaaaaaaggcgttaAAGGTTTAATCACTTAAAGACTCTGCTTCAGTAGTTTTCTAATTATGGATGCAATTCACCCAaactcctttatttccttttatttgtaaaACCTCTTCTATATTAAAATTACCTAAGAAATGATAAATCCAATTTTCCCTCACTGGTCATCTATACTGTATAAGGAATTCCTAAAGCTAAATGCATTACCCAACATCTCTTAAAGTATTCCAGGACACCTAAGGGtccacacattttaaaataacggACTTCTGCCTACTTGGCTACTGTTcttagaatttgaaatttaatcAATGATacaggttttaaaagaaaaaaaggatatctTTAGATTAAGTTTTATCATTAACGTTTTCTAAATAACCGAAAGGATAAAAACTGTATGTAATTAGtggaaaagcaaaagaatatTCAGTTTTCTCAATGGGAAAGACCATTTGTGGGTTATTACAACTGAGAGATAAAGGAgctacatttattttgaaaaaaatatatattttaatcatctTCTTAGACTTACTGGGCTtagtttttttaaacttcaaaatacTGTAAATCAAcagaaagaacttaaaaattatgCTTCCCTagctatttatttgtattattactAATTAATTCCAAAAAAACTTTAGAATAACTATTAAAAGGCAtctgaaaagaatgaaacatttaATTACCTTTAATTCCTACTGAAGGGGCTCCTCCAGCTACAGCAGCCAAGGCATATTCTATCTGGACAAGTTTACCAGATGggcttaaaaagaaacaaagatatttGCTAAATTCACATATCctcaaatatgtataatataaacatCTCTGAGAGAGGGCAGATATGTAAGACAAATCCATTAACCAAATACCAAAGAACAGCTGAGTTTTCACATTATAAAGCTGTACAGAAACTGAGTTTACCAGGCAACTTGAACTTATTCATAGTTAAGCACTTAtttttcctccccgccccccacagtCCGCCTCTCAAAGCAGCAGCCATCATTACTGTTGCCTTTTACCACTTCCCAACCTTGTGACttcaaattacttaaaattacttaaaattacttAACCCCACTGTGTCTCAGTTTTCACATCCATAAAGAGGGGATAATAGGACAATTTCAAaagattgttgtgaagattaaatgaagtgATGCCTTTTGTTCCTGGCACAAAATTAGCAATAAGTAAATACCAAATAGTAATGTAATTAGAACATCTGTGTGTTTGTTAAATACCATACAACAGCATATATTTTGTATGGGTAGAGTTACACATTTTATAAGGTAGGCATGGCCTAAGATGTAAGACCTAGTTATCACCcatgacaaaatattttctatataagGCTATTTCACGAAGCTATGAGCTGATGATATATAACATATCTGAGTCCATGGGTTTCACAGCCAAATACTAGCCCTGAACTGGCTTTTAATATACTTTGTTTCAATCCCGCTGATGAGTTAAAACATCACAAATTCCCAGACTAAcctaattttacagataaagaaaaaggttttgagtGAAAGTAATTTGTCTAGAATGGCACAGCTTGGTCCATATCTCCGGTctactaatgaaaataaaaccttgaGTTTCAGAAGgtcttttatttcatcttcataaaaTTATGGATACTCTATCACTCAATTCTCAACTTTGTTCCAGACACACAGACTACTCTTAGAACTCAAAAACCCCTTTGACAAGCTAAcatctctgcctggaatgcattTCACCTTCCTCTGGTGAACTCTCTCCTGGTCACCCTTCAATCTTTAGTAGAAATGCCATGTTCTTAGAGAAGCTATCCTGACCATTCAGACTAGGTTGAGTCACATACACATATGCCTATGATGTCCCATACTTCCCCTCTGGCTAGGAGTCATCATGCTTAAATTATTCTTACAATGT encodes the following:
- the PSMA2 gene encoding proteasome subunit alpha type-2, coding for MAERGYSFSLTTFSPSGKLVQIEYALAAVAGGAPSVGIKAANGVVLATEKKQKSILYDERSVHKVEPITKHIGLVYSGMGPDYRVLVHRARKLAQQYYLVYQEPIPTAQLVQRVASVMQEYTQSGGVRPFGVSLLICGWNEGRPYLFQSDPSGAYFAWKATAMGKNYVNGKTFLEKRYNEDLELEDAIHTAILTLKESFEGQMTEDNIEVGICNEAGFRRLTPTEVKDYLAAIA